The following are from one region of the Actinoplanes sp. L3-i22 genome:
- a CDS encoding CoA-transferase subunit beta, with protein sequence MSRADVCVTACADAWRGDGAVLASPTGLIPRLGARLAQLTFSPDLLLTDGEATLTHDDEPEGWLPYRAVFGVVAAGTRHVMMGASQLDRFGNQNISCVGDWHRPARQLLGVRGAPGNTINHTTSYWVPRHEPRVFVEHVDMVSGIGHDRGAVEIRVVVTNLAVLDFATPDRSMRLRSVHPGVPVADVLAATGFSLVVPAEVPVTREPAPAEMTIIERLDPDGLRRLR encoded by the coding sequence ATGAGCCGGGCGGACGTCTGCGTGACGGCATGCGCCGACGCCTGGCGCGGCGACGGCGCGGTGCTCGCCTCCCCCACCGGCCTGATCCCCCGCCTCGGCGCGCGGCTCGCCCAGCTCACCTTCTCCCCCGACCTCCTGCTCACCGACGGCGAGGCGACGCTGACCCACGACGACGAGCCGGAGGGGTGGCTGCCCTACCGCGCGGTGTTCGGCGTGGTCGCGGCCGGCACCCGGCACGTGATGATGGGGGCGAGCCAGCTCGACCGGTTCGGCAACCAGAACATCTCCTGCGTCGGCGACTGGCATCGCCCGGCCCGGCAGCTGCTCGGCGTGCGAGGCGCACCCGGCAACACGATCAACCACACCACCAGCTACTGGGTGCCCCGGCACGAGCCGCGGGTCTTCGTCGAGCACGTCGACATGGTGTCCGGAATCGGTCACGATCGGGGCGCCGTCGAGATCCGGGTGGTGGTGACGAACCTGGCCGTGCTGGACTTCGCCACCCCGGACCGCTCGATGCGGCTGCGCTCGGTGCATCCCGGGGTGCCGGTGGCCGACGTCCTGGCCGCCACCGGCTTCTCCCTGGTCGTACCGGCCGAGGTACCGGTCACCCGGGAGCCCGCCCCCGCGGAGATGACGATCATCGAGCGGCTCGACCCGGACGGCCTGAGGCGGCTCCGATGA
- a CDS encoding enoyl-CoA hydratase family protein has protein sequence MGVHLEPGAVAEVVIDFPPVNAVPAAGWQSIADLLTAAGDDPATRVVVLSARGRGFCAGVDLKEMQRDEGHQALLAANRGCAAAFAAVYDCPVPVIAAVQGFCLGGGIGLAGNADLIVAADDATFGLPEVDRGALGAATHLARLVPPRLMRAMVYTCRTVTAADLHRFGAVHEVATTGGLPAAARAVAESIAAKDPVVIRAAKQALNGIDPVDVKRSYRFEQGFTFELNLSGAGDRARQKFVEGR, from the coding sequence ATGGGCGTACACCTGGAACCCGGCGCCGTCGCCGAGGTGGTGATCGACTTTCCGCCGGTCAACGCGGTGCCGGCGGCCGGCTGGCAGTCCATCGCCGACCTGCTCACCGCCGCCGGCGACGACCCGGCGACCCGGGTGGTGGTGCTCTCCGCACGCGGCCGGGGCTTCTGCGCCGGGGTCGACCTCAAGGAGATGCAGCGCGACGAGGGCCACCAGGCGCTGCTCGCCGCGAACCGGGGATGCGCCGCCGCGTTCGCCGCCGTCTACGACTGCCCGGTCCCGGTGATCGCCGCCGTCCAGGGATTCTGCCTCGGCGGCGGCATCGGCCTGGCCGGCAACGCCGACCTGATCGTCGCCGCCGACGACGCCACCTTCGGCCTGCCCGAGGTCGACCGGGGCGCGCTCGGCGCGGCCACCCACCTGGCCCGGCTCGTGCCACCGCGGCTGATGCGGGCGATGGTCTACACCTGCCGCACGGTCACCGCCGCCGACCTGCACCGCTTCGGCGCCGTCCACGAGGTTGCGACCACCGGCGGGCTGCCGGCGGCGGCGCGGGCGGTCGCGGAGTCGATCGCGGCCAAGGACCCGGTCGTGATCCGGGCGGCCAAGCAGGCGCTCAACGGCATCGACCCGGTCGACGTGAAGCGGTCCTACCGGTTCGAGCAGGGTTTCACCTTCGAGCTCAACCTCAGCGGCGCGGGCGACCGCGCCCGGCAGAAGTTCGTGGAGGGCCGATGA
- a CDS encoding CoA transferase subunit A codes for MTVVMSIDDVVAELRDGMTVGVGGWGSRRKPMALVRAVCRAGLRDLTVVSYGGPDVGLLIAAGCVRRVVTGFVSLDSIALEPHFRQARQQGTIELTEYDEGMLYWGLLAAAHRLPFLPTRAGLGSDVMRVNPELRTVRSPYADGSDLVAMPAVTLDAALVHLNRADRRGNARYLGPDPYFDDLFCLAARRRFVSCERLVSTAELIGSGPPQGLLLNRMMVDGVVETPRGAHFTSCVPDYDRDEAFQRDYAAAAAAPGTWELFRATYLDGDEEHYRKAVAAR; via the coding sequence ATGACGGTGGTGATGAGCATCGACGACGTGGTCGCCGAGCTGCGGGACGGGATGACGGTCGGGGTCGGCGGCTGGGGGTCACGCCGCAAGCCGATGGCGCTGGTCCGGGCGGTCTGCCGGGCCGGTCTGCGCGACCTGACGGTGGTCTCCTACGGCGGGCCGGACGTGGGGCTGCTGATCGCGGCCGGCTGCGTGCGGCGCGTGGTCACCGGGTTCGTGTCGCTGGACAGCATCGCGCTCGAGCCACACTTCCGGCAGGCCCGCCAGCAGGGCACGATCGAGCTGACCGAATACGACGAGGGCATGCTCTACTGGGGTCTGCTCGCCGCCGCCCACCGGCTGCCGTTCCTGCCGACCCGGGCGGGGCTCGGCTCCGACGTCATGCGAGTCAACCCCGAGCTGCGGACGGTCCGATCGCCGTACGCCGATGGCAGTGATCTTGTCGCCATGCCCGCCGTGACCCTGGACGCCGCGCTGGTCCACCTGAACCGCGCCGATCGTCGCGGCAACGCCCGTTATCTCGGCCCGGATCCGTACTTCGATGATCTGTTCTGCCTGGCCGCCCGCCGGCGTTTCGTCTCCTGCGAGCGGCTGGTCAGCACCGCGGAGCTGATCGGAAGCGGACCCCCGCAGGGCCTGCTGCTCAACCGGATGATGGTCGACGGCGTGGTGGAGACGCCACGCGGGGCCCACTTCACCAGCTGCGTCCCGGATTACGACCGCGACGAGGCGTTCCAGCGCGACTACGCGGCCGCCGCCGCCGCGCCCGGGACGTGGGAGCTGTTCCGGGCCACCTACCTGGACGGCGACGAGGAGCACTACCGGAAGGCGGTGGCCGCACGATGA